Proteins from one Antennarius striatus isolate MH-2024 chromosome 12, ASM4005453v1, whole genome shotgun sequence genomic window:
- the LOC137605067 gene encoding ly6/PLAUR domain-containing protein 1-like: protein MSFLTVSTLLLLLLFGSGLALQIQCYQCEEMTHDCSSPEFIVNCTVNVQDTCQKEVLVKDDGIHYRKSCASSGACLIASSGYQQFCTGKLNSVCITCCNTPLCNGPRQKKRPQPSAAIPLTAPRVVVLGLYVLLAAALC, encoded by the exons ATGTCGTTCCTCACCGTCTccactctgctgctgctgctcctcttcgGCTCAG GGCTGGCTCTGCAGATCCAGTGCTATCAGTGTGAGGAGATGACACACGACTGCTCCTCGCCGGAGTTCATCGTGAACTGCACCGTGAACGTTCAGGATACGTGCCAGAAGGAGGTGCTGGTGAAGGATGACG GAATTCACTACCGCAAGTCGTGCGCCTCATCGGGAGCCTGCCTCATCGCGTCGTCCGGCTACCAGCAGTTCTGCACCGGCAAGCTCAACTCGGTGTGCATCACCTGCTGCAACACACCGCTGTGTAACGGCCCCCGCCAGAAGAAACGACCGCAGCCTTCAGCGGCGATTCCCCTGACCGCGCCGCGGGTCGTCGTGTTGGGGCTCTACGTCCTTCTGGCCGCCGCCCTGTGCTGA